In a genomic window of Chryseobacterium sp. G0162:
- a CDS encoding DNA-3-methyladenine glycosylase, with translation MKLPLSYYSNQDVLFLAQDLLGKVLFTKINDEITAGIIVETEAYNGISDKASHAYGGRRTDRTETLYSHGGVSYVYLCYGIHHLFNVVTSVDDEPHAVLVRAIEPLIGMEIMELRRNMPASKAAISAGPGSAAKALGIDRSLNKKDLNGTEIWIEDHGIQYSSDNIVTGPRIGVAYAQEDALLPWRFFVKGNKYVSKPNTK, from the coding sequence TTGAAACTACCACTTTCCTATTATTCCAATCAAGATGTTCTTTTTCTGGCTCAGGATCTTCTGGGTAAAGTGCTCTTTACAAAAATTAATGACGAAATAACAGCTGGAATCATCGTAGAAACTGAAGCCTACAATGGAATATCAGACAAAGCTTCTCACGCTTATGGTGGAAGGCGTACAGATCGTACAGAAACATTGTACAGCCATGGAGGAGTTTCCTATGTGTACTTATGCTATGGAATTCATCATCTTTTCAATGTAGTGACTTCTGTGGATGATGAACCGCATGCGGTTCTCGTGAGAGCTATTGAGCCGTTAATCGGGATGGAAATTATGGAACTCAGGAGAAATATGCCGGCTTCCAAAGCTGCGATTTCGGCCGGTCCCGGATCTGCTGCTAAAGCATTGGGGATTGACCGCTCATTGAATAAAAAAGATCTGAACGGAACTGAAATCTGGATTGAAGATCATGGGATTCAGTATTCTTCCGATAATATTGTTACCGGACCTCGTATAGGAGTTGCTTATGCACAGGAAGATGCACTGTTACCCTGGCGATTTTTTGTGAAAGGGAATAAATATGTGAGCAAACCCAATACAAAATAG
- a CDS encoding DMT family transporter, translated as MNWIALIIAGIFEIGWPLGLKLSQQPENNKWSWIMFSIACMAVSGGFLWYAQKSIPIGTAYAVWTGIGAVGTLLVGIVFFQDSASILRLLSALLIVVGIVGLKLF; from the coding sequence ATGAACTGGATTGCATTAATTATTGCAGGAATTTTTGAAATCGGATGGCCGTTAGGTCTTAAGCTATCTCAGCAGCCTGAAAATAATAAATGGAGTTGGATTATGTTTTCGATTGCATGTATGGCGGTTAGTGGCGGATTTCTCTGGTATGCTCAAAAAAGTATTCCCATTGGAACAGCATATGCTGTATGGACGGGAATAGGTGCAGTAGGAACGTTATTGGTGGGAATTGTATTTTTTCAGGATTCGGCCAGTATTTTGAGATTATTATCCGCATTATTGATCGTAGTGGGAATCGTTGGACTTAAACTTTTTTAA
- the mug gene encoding G/U mismatch-specific DNA glycosylase: MLTDIIISNLDVIFCGINPGLKSSNDGHHFSGRSNRFWKVLHRSGFTSYEIEAVNDTAILDFGCGLTTAVARATSRADELSKEEFDDALEAFTAKITEFQPQYIAFLGKAAYKAFSKKKEIQWGLQPEDFCGVKVWVLPNTSGLNRGFSLDDLVVYYKELYQVIHP, encoded by the coding sequence ATGTTAACAGATATTATTATTTCAAATCTAGATGTTATTTTTTGTGGAATTAATCCCGGTTTAAAATCTTCTAATGATGGGCATCATTTTTCAGGGAGAAGCAACCGTTTTTGGAAGGTTCTTCATCGGTCAGGGTTTACCTCTTACGAAATTGAAGCAGTAAATGATACTGCAATTTTAGACTTTGGATGTGGTTTGACAACAGCGGTTGCAAGAGCTACGTCACGGGCAGATGAGCTATCAAAAGAAGAATTTGATGATGCACTTGAAGCTTTTACAGCCAAAATAACGGAATTTCAACCTCAATATATAGCTTTTCTTGGTAAAGCAGCCTATAAAGCATTTTCTAAAAAGAAAGAAATTCAATGGGGATTGCAGCCAGAGGATTTTTGTGGTGTAAAAGTTTGGGTGCTGCCTAATACCAGTGGTTTAAACCGAGGCTTTTCTCTGGATGATCTTGTTGTTTATTATAAAGAGCTTTATCAGGTCATTCATCCTTAA